One segment of Primulina tabacum isolate GXHZ01 chromosome 14, ASM2559414v2, whole genome shotgun sequence DNA contains the following:
- the LOC142525129 gene encoding aspartic proteinase PCS1-like, producing MPYSSNTKLMEFRRFLFAEFLMFCTFFMQLSSCKPANPSSSLILPLKAQQISPQIIPKPPNKLSFRHNVSLTVSLAVGSPPQQVTMVLDTGSELSWLHCKKTTSTPMSFSPQISTSYRPVPCSSPTCTSRTRDFTIPVSCDANKLCHVVLSYADMSSVEGSLAFEAFSIGGPNSTPQMAFGCMDSSSTTTPDEDSKTTGLIGLNRGALSFVSQMGYPQFSYCISGSGSSGVLLFGVANFQWLRPLNYTPMVQMSVPLPYFDRVAYTVQLEGIRVSNTILPLPKSVYEPDHTGAGQTMVDSGTQFTFLLGSAYTALKNEFLSQTRGVLRPYEDPNFVFQGAMDLCYRVELNRAGLPPLPSVNLMFRGVEMSVSGEKLLYRVPGMTRGSDGIFCFTFGNSDLLGVEAYVIGHHHQQDMWMEFDLANSRVGWAEFRCDLASQRLGLSQ from the coding sequence ATGCCATACAGCTCAAACACAAAGCTAATGGAGTTTCGCCGCTTTCTTTTTGCTGAATTTCTCATGTTCTGTACATTTTTCATGCAGTTGAGTTCCTGCAAACCTGCGAATCCTTCTTCTTCACTGATTCTGCCACTAAAAGCACAGCAAATTTCGCCTCAAATCATCCCAAAACCACCCAACAAGCTCTCTTTCCGCCACAACGTGTCTCTCACAGTCTCCCTCGCAGTCGGCTCGCCTCCTCAGCAAGTCACCATGGTGCTCGACACAGGGAGCGAGCTTTCATGGCTCCACTGCAAGAAAACAACCTCCACACCAATGTCTTTCAGCCCACAAATCTCCACCTCCTACCGCCCGGTCCCATGTTCGTCACCAACCTGCACGTCCAGGACCCGGGATTTCACCATACCCGTTTCTTGCGATGCAAATAAGCTCTGTCACGTGGTTCTCTCGTACGCGGATATGTCATCTGTCGAAGGTAGTTTAGCGTTCGAAGCTTTCAGTATCGGCGGGCCGAATAGTACTCCACAAATGGCGTTCGGGTGCATGGATTCCAGCTCCACAACCACCCCTGATGAAGACTCGAAAACCACCGGGTTAATCGGGTTGAACAGAGGCGCTTTATCATTCGTTTCGCAGATGGGTTACCCTCAATTCTCATATTGCATATCGGGCAGTGGCTCGTCGGGCGTTCTGCTCTTCGGCGTGGCGAATTTCCAGTGGCTGCGGCCGTTGAATTACACTCCCATGGTTCAGATGTCGGTCCCTCTGCCGTATTTCGACAGAGTCGCGTACACTGTCCAGCTCGAAGGCATACGGGTCTCGAACACGATCCTTCCACTGCCCAAGTCGGTATACGAGCCCGATCACACCGGCGCAGGCCAAACCATGGTGGATTCGGGCACGCAGTTCACCTTCTTGCTCGGTTCGGCTTACACGGCGCTGAAAAACGAGTTCTTGAGTCAGACAAGGGGGGTTCTGCGGCCGTACGAGGATCCCAACTTCGTGTTCCAAGGGGCGATGGATTTGTGCTACAGAGTGGAGCTGAACAGGGCGGGTTTGCCGCCATTGCCGAGCGTGAATCTGATGTTTCGAGGCGTTGAAATGAGTGTTTCGGGTGAGAAGTTGCTGTACCGGGTTCCGGGTATGACCCGGGGGAGTGATGGGATCTTCTGCTTCACTTTTGGGAACTCAGATTTATTGGGAGTCGAGGCTTATGTGATTGGGCACCATCACCAGCAGGATATGTGGATGGAGTTTGATCTGGCGAATTCAAGGGTCGGATGGGCCGAGTTTAGATGCGATTTAGCAAGCCAACGGCTAGGATTGTCGCAGTAA
- the LOC142524429 gene encoding putative E3 ubiquitin-protein ligase RHC2A, which yields MSMSSTYWCYRCNRFVRVSDQDSVSCPDCSGGFVEEVDNPTRSSLSDSRRRRFPAAAMYMMRTPDSGSGSGSGSSPRLRRSRRNGGDRSPFNPVIVLRGPNSSRAGEEAAAGGGRGFELYYDDGAGSGLRPLPATMSEFLLGSGFDRLLDQLAQIEANGLARIDGNPPASKAAIESMPTVEIVDQHIAVESYCAVCKEAFELGSEAREMPCNHLYHQDCILPWLTLKNSCPVCRHELPTENENNNVNPDASEVNRAASEVGNDDETVGLTIWRLPGGGFAVGRFSGGRRGGERELPVVYTEMDGGFNSNGVPRRISWGSRGNVSRERSGLRRFVNSLFACFGRRGSANSNSSLDSMTSRRSGMLPSVLSSSSSRHRGWGLEVDDGNDRRW from the coding sequence ATGTCGATGTCTTCAACCTATTGGTGCTACAGATGCAACCGATTTGTTAGGGTTTCGGACCAAGATTCTGTCTCTTGCCCTGATTGCAGTGGCGGTTTCGTGGAGGAGGTGGATAACCCAACTCGATCTTCGCTTTCCGACTCGCGGCGACGACGTTTCCCGGCGGCCGCTATGTATATGATGCGAACGCCAGATTCGGGATCTGGTTCAGGGTCGGGCTCGAGCCCGAGGCTGAGGAGGAGCCGTAGGAACGGGGGTGATAGGTCGCCGTTCAACCCGGTTATTGTTCTTCGTGGTCCCAATAGTAGCCGGGCGGGGGAGGAGGCTGCTGCGGGTGGTGGTAGGGGGTTCGAATTGTACTATGATGATGGAGCCGGGTCGGGTTTGAGACCATTACCGGCTACCATGTCTGAATTCTTGCTTGGGTCTGGTTTTGACAGGTTGCTTGATCAGTTGGCTCAAATTGAGGCGAACGGGCTTGCTAGAATTGATGGTAATCCTCCTGCTTCGAAGGCGGCGATCGAATCTATGCCCACTGTGGAGATAGTTGACCAGCATATAGCGGTTGAATCGTATTGCGCGGTTTGTAAAGAAGCTTTCGAGTTGGGAAGTGAGGCTCGCGAAATGCCCTGCAACCACTTGTACCATCAAGATTGCATTTTGCCATGGCTTACTTTGAAAAATTCTTGTCCCGTTTGTAGACATGAGTTGCCCACTGAAAACGAGAATAATAACGTTAACCCGGATGCAAGTGAAGTGAATAGAGCTGCGAGCGAGGTGGGGAATGATGATGAGACGGTAGGACTGACGATATGGAGATTACCAGGTGGAGGGTTTGCTGTGGGGAGGTTTTCCGGTGGGAGAAGAGGTGGCGAAAGGGAGTTACCGGTGGTTTACACTGAAATGGATGGTGGTTTCAATAGCAATGGTGTTCCAAGGAGGATTTCGTGGGGTTCTAGAGGGAATGTATCCAGGGAGAGGAGTGGGTTGAGGAGGTTCGTCAATAGTTTGTTTGCTTGTTTTGGTCGAAGGGGATCGGCCAACTCTAATTCTAGCTTGGATTCTATGACGAGTCGAAGGAGTGGCATGTTGCCTTCTGTTTTGAGCTCCTCATCCAGTCGGCATAGAGGATGGGGTTTGGAAGTTGATGATGGGAATGACAGGAGATGGTGA
- the LOC142525530 gene encoding glycerol-3-phosphate acyltransferase 5-like: MESVVSELEGTLLKDLDTFSYFMLIAFEASGLIRFALLLASWPLIRLLELCGRGDYGLKITIFIATAGVPISEIEAVARAVLPKFYLDDIDMEAWRVFSSYKKRVVVTKMPRIVVERFVKGNLGADGVVGNELYVNRFGFATGLVGDDFCSFGTRIAELFGGEKPSLGLGRPGSACGSSFLPFCHEECYPPFSNNKKQEPLTAVPVPVVFHDGRLALRPTQSAALLILLWIPLGFLLAIIRITLGIITPMWAIRHVSPLFGSRVVVKGNPPPPASVSTSGVLFVCTHRTLMDPVVLSAVLRRRIPAVTYSLSRLSEILSPIPTVRLTRIRDVDAQKIKRELEKGDLVVCPEGTTCREPFLLRFSALFAELTDRIVPVAMNYKVGFFHATTARGWKGMDPIFFFMNPRPVYEVTFLNQLPAEATCSSGKSPHDVANYVQRILAATLGFECTNFTRRDKYRVLAGNDGIVSQNSYGNPAMQLVNTLKELVGSFIIH, translated from the exons ATGGAGTCTGTTGTTTCGGAGCTTGAAGGCACCCTTTTGAAGGATCTTGACACCTTCTCATACTTCATGCTGATAGCATTCGAAGCATCTGGTTTGATCCGGTTCGCGTTGCTGTTAGCGTCGTGGCCGCTGATTCGTCTTCTCGAGCTTTGTGGGAGAGGGGACTATGGGCTTAAGATAACAATTTTTATAGCCACAGCTGGGGTTCCAATATCTGAGATTGAAGCAGTTGCAAGAGCTGTTTTGCCGAAGTTCTACTTAGACGATATCGATATGGAGGCTTGGAGAGTCTTCAGTTCGTACAAGAAACGAGTTGTGGTGACGAAAATGCCTAGGATTGTGGTCGAGAGGTTCGTGAAGGGGAATTTGGGAGCGGATGGCGTCGTCGGGAATGAGCTCTATGTGAATCGATTCGGCTTTGCCACCGGTCTTGTTGGCGATGATTTTTGTTCATTCGGGACGAGAATCGCTGAGTTATTCGGAGGTGAAAAACCAAGCTTAGGGCTGGGAAGGCCTGGTTCTGCATGTGGCTCATCATTCCTACCATTTTGCCAT GAAGAGTGTTATCCACCATTTTCCAACAACAAGAAACAAGAGCCCCTCACAGCTGTCCCCGTACCGGTAGTATTTCATGATGGCCGCCTTGCCTTACGACCAACCCAGTCTGCCGCCCTCCTGATCCTTTTATGGATCCCTCTTGGTTTCCTTCTTGCCATCATCCGGATAACCCTAGGCATAATAACTCCCATGTGGGCTATACGCCATGTTTCACCGCTTTTCGGAAGCAGGGTTGTTGTAAAAGGAAACCCTCCTCCCCCAGCCTCAGTCTCCACCTCCGGTGTCCTCTTCGTTTGCACGCACAGAACCCTAATGGATCCCGTGGTCCTCTCAGCTGTCCTCCGCCGCAGAATCCCAGCTGTTACTTACTCCCTTTCTCGCCTATCCGAAATCTTGTCTCCCATCCCGACCGTCCGTCTGACGAGAATCAGGGACGTTGATGCGCAGAAAATCAAACGGGAGCTCGAAAAAGGAGACCTAGTTGTCTGTCCAGAAGGAACTACTTGTAGGGAACCTTTCCTTTTGAGATTCAGCGCTCTTTTCGCTGAGCTAACGGATCGAATCGTACCTGTCGCCATGAATTATAAAGTAGGGTTCTTTCATGCAACCACAGCTAGGGGTTGGAAAGGTATGGATCCAATATTTTTCTTCATGAACCCCAGGCCGGTTTACGAGGTCACGTTCTTGAATCAGCTGCCAGCAGAAGCTACTTGTTCTTCGGGTAAAAGCCCACATGATGTTGCTAACTATGTTCAGCGAATCTTGGCTGCGACTTTAGGGTTTGAGTGCACAAATTTTACTAGAAGAGACAAGTACAGGGTGCTCGCAGGGAATGATGGAATTGTATCCCAGAATTCATATGGGAATCCTGCCATGCAATTGGTTAACACTTTGAAGGAATTGGTGGGAAGTTTCATTATTCACTAA
- the LOC142524652 gene encoding hydroquinone glucosyltransferase-like, producing MKKKENKTESSSQAMGEVPQRANSPHIVMLPTPGMGHLIPLIEFAKKLLEQNCFTITFLIPTDNSPLHLPQKTLLQSLPLDSVKTIFLPPVSFDDLPEDTKIETRISLSVIRSLPSLSKVLNELNQLRRVSAFVVDLFGSFTFDLAEELGIPSFVFYTCSAMTLSYSFHLLQLDASGKCEHRDLPETVGLPGCVPVHYSDLPDEIHDRNDEAYKMAVELSKKYYLAKGILINTFLDLEADTLEAFEQGRFSNIPPVYPIGPLTRPSSNIDNKPEFMKWLDEQPLRSTVFVSFGSGGTLSRIQLQELISGLERSDQRYLLVAKSSNEKARNAAYFTSNENEADARSEFLDPSPSRKGFILSQWCPQIEVLSHQAIGGFVTHCGWNSILESITHGVPLIAWPLFAEQKMNAVLLSEGLKVAFRVREEANGVVGSEQISKLARSLIEAKEGEELRNRIRNLKDSASQVLSQVGSSAKSLAKVYLQNEHHCPHNN from the exons atgaagaaaaaagaaaacaaaacagAATCAAGTAGTCAAGCCATGGGGGAAGTACCACAAAGAGCAAACTCACCTCATATTGTCATGTTACCCACCCCAGGAATGGGGCACCTCATTCCACTGATCGAGTTCGCAAAGAAACTCCTAGAACAGAACTGTTTCACCATCACCTTCCTCATCCCTACTGACAATTCACCTCTGCATCTACCTCAAAAAACCTTACTCCAATCCCTGCCTCTAGATTCCGTAAAGACCATATTTCTACCTCCGGTGAGCTTCGACGACCTTCCGGAGGACACAAAGATCGAAACTCGAATCTCTCTCAGCGTGATCCGATCCCTCCCCTCACTTTCCAAAGTACTGAATGAACTCAACCAGTTGCGCCGGGTTTCGGCCTTCGTGGTCGACTTGTTCGGTTCATTCACCTTTGATTTGGCTGAGGAGTTGGGCATCCCTTCGTTTGTTTTCTACACTTGCTCCGCTATGACCTTGTCCTATTCGTTTCATTTACTTCAGCTCGATGCATCTGGCAAATGTGAACACAGAGATTTGCCTGAGACAGTTGGGTTACCGGGTTGTGTCCCCGTTCACTACTCGGACTTACCGGACGAGATTCATGATCGAAACGACGAAGCGTATAAAATGGCTGTAGAGTTGAGTAAGAAGTATTATCTAGCCAAGGGAATACTGATCAACACTTTTCTGGACCTAGAAGCAGATACGCTAGAGGCATTTGAGCAAGGACGCTTCAGCAATATTCCACCAGTTTACCCTATTGGACCTTTGACCCGACCCAGCTCGAACATAGATAACAAGCCCGAATTTATGAAATGGTTAGATGAGCAACCATTGAGATCGACTGTATTTGTTTCATTTGGCAGCGGTGGGACCTTATCAAGAATCCAACTACAGGAACTAATTTCTGGTCTAGAACGAAGTGACCAAAGATATCTTTTAGTTGCTAAAAGTTCAAATGAGAAGGCTAGAAATGCGGCATACTTTACAAGCAATGAAAACGAAGCAGATGCTCGATCCGAATTTCTGGATCCATCCCCGAGCAGGAAGGGCTTTATTTTGTCACAATGGTGTCCTCAAATCGAAGTTCTTAGCCACCAGGCTATCGGGGGATTTGTGACACATTGTGGATGGAATTCAATCCTGGAAAGCATTACACATGGGGTGCCACTGATCGCGTGGCCTCTATTCGCGGAACAAAAGATGAATGCTGTGCTGTTGAGTGAAGGTTTGAAGGTTGCGTTCAGAGTAAGGGAGGAAGCAAATGGGGTTGTTGGGAGTGAGCAGATATCAAAGTTGGCCAGAAGTTTGATTGAGGCAAAAGAAGGAGAAGAGCTAAGGAATAGGATTAGAAATCTCAAGGATTCAGCGTCTCAAGTGCTCAGTCAAGTTGGATCTTCTGCTAAATCACTAGCTAAA GTATATCTCCAAAACGAACACCATTGCCCTCATAATAACTAA
- the LOC142524653 gene encoding protein ELC-like encodes MEQYTQQFLNSVLSQRGPSALPYAEDMKWHIRQHLLFLTEAYPSLQPKTAVFNHNDGRTVNLLQADGTVPMSFQGVTYNIPVIIWMMETYPRHAPLVFVNPTRDMIIKRPHSFLSPNGVVSIPYIHSWVFPGSNLVELVRNLSHFFARDPPLYSQRKASSPNLNPNLNSGYGSVNSSLGSSEPRPAIPPKVYSPTPPPPYGVGRVMEDPADVFKKNAINKLVEGFTTDIREMRKGREVEMEGLFSAQNVLRKREEELRKGLMEMRDEREGLEQQLQLVLMNTDVMNQWLRDNEGKLGCQDFSSVDVDEAFELSDTLSKQMMDCTSSDLAVEDTIYALDKAVQEGAVPFDQYLRNVRLLSREQFFHRATASKVRAVQMQAQVASMAARAPSQYAL; translated from the coding sequence ATGGAGCAATACACGCAGCAATTCCTTAATAGCGTGCTGTCGCAGCGCGGCCCGTCGGCGCTGCCGTACGCGGAGGACATGAAGTGGCACATCCGGCAGCACTTGTTGTTCCTCACGGAGGCGTACCCTTCGCTGCAGCCCAAGACCGCCGTCTTCAACCACAACGACGGCCGCACAGTCAATCTTCTGCAAGCCGACGGCACCGTGCCGATGTCCTTCCAGGGCGTCACGTACAATATCCCGGTTATCATCTGGATGATGGAGACGTACCCCCGTCACGCGCCTCTCGTATTCGTGAACCCAACCCGCGACATGATCATCAAGCGCCCCCACTCCTTCTTGTCGCCCAATGGAGTCGTTTCTATCCCGTACATCCATTCATGGGTCTTCCCCGGATCTAATTTGGTTGAATTGGTGAGGAATTTGAGCCATTTTTTTGCTCGGGATCCGCCGCTTTACTCGCAGCGTAAGGCCTCATCTCCCAATTTGAACCCTAATTTGAATTCAGGTTACGGTAGTGTAAATTCGTCATTAGGATCGTCGGAGCCGCGGCCGGCAATCCCACCAAAGGTTTATTCCCCCACTCCGCCGCCGCCATATGGGGTCGGGAGAGTAATGGAGGATCCTGCCGATGTTTTTAAGAAGAACGCCATAAACAAACTGGTGGAAGGCTTTACTACTGACATTAGAGAGATGAGGAAGGGGAGGGAAGTTGAAATGGAAGGCCTTTTTAGCGCGCAAAATGTGTTACGGAAGCGGGAAGAAGAATTAAGGAAAGGGTTGATGGAAATGCGGGATGAAAGAGAGGGATTGGAGCAGCAATTACAGTTGGTGTTGATGAATACCGATGTTATGAACCAATGGTTACGAGATAATGAAGGAAAATTGGGCTGCCAAGATTTCAGTAGTGTGGATGTAGACGAAGCATTTGAGTTGTCTGATACTCTGTCGAAGCAGATGATGGATTGTACGTCATCGGATTTGGCTGTGGAAGATACCATTTATGCATTGGATAAGGCGGTGCAAGAAGGGGCTGTGCCATTTGATCAATACTTGAGAAATGTGAGGCTTTTATCGCGAGAGCAGTTTTTCCATCGAGCCACGGCTTCGAAAGTCAGGGCAGTTCAGATGCAGGCTCAGGTTGCTAGTATGGCTGCGAGGGCACCGTCCCAATATGCGTTGTGA